One genomic segment of Desulfomicrobium sp. ZS1 includes these proteins:
- a CDS encoding nucleotidyl transferase AbiEii/AbiGii toxin family protein, whose product MNQIYLDTARLLIQVAPLVFADDTFALKGGTAINLFMRDMPRLSVDLDLVFPDHTLPREQAMERIDDAMRQAEARLERRGFQIHAPAKVGGVTKLLVRRDRIVVKVEANFVLRGTVQPVRNASLTRVAQDLLLGDLNIPVASLEDVYGGKLVAALDRQHPRDLFDVMQLFENEGITPDIRRAFVIYLASSNRPIHEVLFPALRDIRHDYTHNFLGMTAMPVPLEALLATRVRLMHELQQGLDGNERRFLLSLVRGAPEWELLGISHLEHLPGIRWKLQNLAQLKKSNTKKFDDQVNALEAALS is encoded by the coding sequence ATGAACCAAATCTATCTTGATACTGCGCGTCTGTTGATCCAGGTAGCTCCATTGGTCTTCGCGGATGATACCTTCGCGTTGAAGGGCGGTACGGCGATCAATCTTTTTATGCGTGACATGCCGCGCCTGTCTGTGGACCTTGATCTGGTATTTCCTGATCACACGTTGCCGCGTGAGCAGGCCATGGAACGGATTGATGACGCCATGCGGCAGGCTGAGGCGCGACTCGAAAGACGGGGCTTTCAGATACACGCACCGGCAAAGGTTGGGGGAGTGACCAAGCTTTTGGTGCGTCGTGATCGAATCGTGGTCAAGGTCGAAGCCAATTTTGTGTTGCGTGGCACGGTGCAACCAGTACGCAACGCTTCGCTCACGCGTGTGGCTCAAGATCTCCTGCTGGGCGATCTGAACATCCCGGTAGCATCGCTGGAAGATGTCTACGGCGGTAAACTGGTAGCGGCGCTGGACCGCCAGCACCCCCGCGACCTGTTTGACGTGATGCAGCTTTTTGAGAACGAGGGCATCACGCCAGACATCAGGCGCGCATTCGTCATCTACTTGGCCAGCAGTAACCGTCCGATTCACGAGGTGTTGTTCCCTGCATTGCGAGACATCAGACATGATTACACGCATAACTTCCTAGGCATGACCGCGATGCCGGTGCCTCTGGAGGCATTGCTCGCGACCCGCGTGCGCCTGATGCACGAACTTCAGCAGGGGCTGGACGGCAACGAACGGCGATTTCTTCTTTCGCTGGTTAGAGGCGCACCCGAGTGGGAGTTGCTTGGTATTTCCCATCTTGAGCATCTTCCCGGCATTCGCTGGAAGTTGCAAAATCTGGCACAACTCAAGAAGTCCAATACAAAGAAGTTTGATGATCAGGTCAATGCGTTGGAGGCGGCCTTGTCCTAA
- a CDS encoding type IV toxin-antitoxin system AbiEi family antitoxin domain-containing protein, producing MSRHMATIERNKLKRLCTRLQPGAPITSEELTGLGISADLAVHYVRAGWLTRLMRGVFCRPNDTLALQPCLLLLERRLKGLHVGGKSALDWYGLRQFVQQQPVLHLFGWEAGQLPEWFTERFPAEYHRKRLFDESPDAMRHVGPFERRSGEPQASEPERALLEMLSDVGVRQPLQEARELVESSYSMRADVLRDLIRHCRSVKTVRLCIQLGREGVLPWAAKLDPETLPTGSNRPWVSKSAEGLLVLKP from the coding sequence ATGAGTCGGCATATGGCTACGATTGAAAGGAACAAACTAAAGAGGCTCTGCACACGGCTGCAGCCAGGTGCGCCAATAACCTCCGAGGAATTGACGGGCTTAGGCATTTCGGCTGACTTGGCCGTGCACTATGTACGCGCCGGCTGGCTCACCCGTCTGATGCGTGGGGTGTTCTGCCGTCCGAATGATACGCTGGCCCTGCAACCCTGCTTGTTGTTGCTTGAGCGCAGGCTCAAAGGTCTGCATGTCGGTGGCAAGTCGGCACTCGATTGGTACGGTCTGCGCCAGTTCGTGCAGCAGCAGCCCGTGTTGCACCTTTTCGGCTGGGAAGCCGGGCAACTGCCCGAGTGGTTCACAGAGCGTTTTCCGGCCGAGTATCACCGCAAGCGCCTGTTTGATGAAAGTCCAGATGCAATGCGGCATGTCGGCCCCTTTGAGAGGCGCAGCGGAGAGCCGCAGGCCTCGGAGCCGGAACGCGCCCTGCTGGAAATGCTGAGCGATGTCGGAGTGCGTCAGCCATTGCAGGAAGCTCGTGAACTCGTCGAGAGTTCATACAGCATGCGTGCCGATGTGCTTCGCGATCTGATCCGACATTGCAGGAGCGTCAAGACAGTACGGTTGTGTATTCAACTCGGACGTGAAGGCGTGCTCCCCTGGGCCGCCAAGCTCGATCCGGAAACGTTGCCCACAGGAAGCAATCGACCGTGGGTGTCCAAATCGGCCGAAGGCCTGCTGGTGCTCAAGCCATGA
- a CDS encoding helix-turn-helix domain-containing protein, producing the protein MSPKKTSAHDLPGSPAANLERLGRNIRAARKLRALSMQDLAARTMTTRETIRRLENGHPGVSLGVLAHVLWVLQLDDQLGGMASLESDPVGRAMAVSRLPRRVTTEVSYDLDF; encoded by the coding sequence ATGTCACCCAAGAAAACGTCCGCCCACGACCTGCCGGGGAGCCCTGCCGCCAATCTTGAGCGCCTGGGGCGCAACATTCGCGCCGCCCGGAAGCTGCGGGCCTTAAGCATGCAAGATCTGGCCGCGCGCACCATGACCACGCGCGAGACCATCCGCCGCCTGGAAAACGGGCACCCTGGGGTGTCCCTCGGAGTGCTGGCCCATGTCCTGTGGGTGCTACAGCTCGATGACCAGCTTGGCGGCATGGCGTCCCTGGAATCCGACCCCGTAGGCAGGGCCATGGCCGTGAGCAGGCTGCCGCGGCGCGTCACA